GAATACAAACCTTATTGTTACCACTACAAATAAAATTTATATATTTGACTTAAGACTTGACGAGGAAAATATCAATTATAGGGTTAAATTTAACTATCCACTAGATGAAAAACTCAAAGAACAAAACAAAAAACAAGCTCTTGAGCTAGCCAAAAAACAAATTGACGAGAAAAAAGAGCTAGATACTGAGGTAGATAAAGTCAATGTCCCTAGAAACTGGGATTTTATGATGCACGTCAATAAAGGCAGCGATACAATAGCTCCTGATTTTGTTTATGACGACGGCGTATTTACATATATTGGCTTTAATTCTACGAAGACAATCCCTAGTATTTTCTTATTTGACGAGGCTAATAAAGAGAGCATTTTAAATACTCACTTAAAAAAAGATGGCAATTACGATGTTTTGGTGGTGCATAAGATAGCACAAAAACTACTGCTAAGAAGTGGCGACAAGCTTGTTGGTATTATGAATAATAGCTATGGCAAAAATCCACTTTCTAAGACTTACGACACTACAAAACAAAACATAGAAAGAGAGATCTTGGACAATGGCAGCAAATAATAAAAAAAGCATTTCTGAGCAAGAGGAATTTAAAGATATCATTGATGATACTGAGCTTGAAGACGAGAGATTAAAGACAAGAAAACTTCAAGCATTTGGAGTTGTCGCCTTTGCTGCTGTTGCCCTCGTTTTAGGTCTAGTAGCTCTTATTGGTAACTTTAAAAACCACGATGAGCAAGATGAAAAACAAAAAATTGCAGTTGGAACGAACGTGCAAAAAGGCGATTTTTCAATAAAGGAAGAAGCTCAAAAGATTAAAGAGCTAGTCCT
This sequence is a window from Campylobacter concisus. Protein-coding genes within it:
- the virB9 gene encoding P-type conjugative transfer protein VirB9, yielding MRSIVLTALSLALLTSSLSALNTPSSSKFDRRVSYATYNADDVFLVKCKNGYVSMLQFADNERIVNIATGFSSGWEIVDKENFLFIKPKAYVINESEQNAPKTMTDSNGDEIDFQMPSVIQPNAKEWNTNLIVTTTNKIYIFDLRLDEENINYRVKFNYPLDEKLKEQNKKQALELAKKQIDEKKELDTEVDKVNVPRNWDFMMHVNKGSDTIAPDFVYDDGVFTYIGFNSTKTIPSIFLFDEANKESILNTHLKKDGNYDVLVVHKIAQKLLLRSGDKLVGIMNNSYGKNPLSKTYDTTKQNIEREILDNGSK